The segment ATCTATCTGGAAATGTCAGCTCTGTTATCCATTGTATTCATTGTAAGCAGTTGTAAAGCTTTTCTTGTCAAATTCAAGAAGGTTTTCTTCACTGTAAATTACTAATCTTCCTCTGTTGGATGTCAGTGTTCACAGACTTTGCATCTCATCCATTTCACTTCACATGCATGACGAAAAAAACGACCCTGGCTTGACTAAAGCCTAAACTCCAAAGTACAAAACATGCTAAATTTGTAATCTCTTCTTGAATACGCTACAGATGTATATGTGTGACAGAACAGAAATGCTGCATTATTCTGTGATGTATCAAATACAGTAAAAGTCAATAGAATTTAAGTCCTAGGAGCCTCCAGTTGGTTCAGTTGATGAAGTCGACTTCAGGTACCTGTAACATCCTGGGTCCCAATCCAGTGTGGGACCTTTGCATCCTGTCACCCcccatctttcctctctctctctctgatgtaaAGCAGTGAAGTGTCCATCAAACAGCTtaaacaaaatcattaaaatcacaGTCACTCAAACATCCACATATTCCACATCACAATCACAAGGTCTAAGAGTGCAGTTAGTGATGGGAATAATTTGGAGTATAATTCCTTCTCATCTGTCCCATTGggatttaagaaaagagaaCTACCTCTTAAACAAATGTGGTTTCAGTCAAAATGGTTCTTGGTGCTTTACCTTGGCTCTGCATACACCACAGATGCCACTCTACCTGAACCTTTGCCAAATTCTATCCAACTCTGCTACTGTGCAAAGAATTTGAACCAAAAGACAAAGCatgctgaatgaaatgacagcccctacacacacacacacacacacacacacacacaaataggaCTGTGAGTCAAAAGTGAGTTTAATTTCAggagtttatttgttttgtactcATGCTCATCCatgttaataaatgttttattttgtactgaTGAAGCCAAAGTTACATATATTGAAACAAAGGCAAAGTTGATTATAGAAACTATATTCTTTGGTGATAATGTATTAAAACATCTTGTCAATAAGTCAtagtattcatttttaaacatgcaaCATTTTGCTAAAACAACATGAGTATTTCTTTGTTTACATGATATGTCAACAAATCCCATAAGTGATAACCAAGAGTCTTGCATGACAGAAAATACATATCAACAATCATGAAAAGATCACCCTAATGACATACACAGTCCCTAGTTTCTACAGTACACAGCTGCTCATCCAAGTTGCACAACACAGTTACATCAAATGCTGTGTGTTGATTTAAAACAGAGCAGATACAAACAATGATTTAATACTCAAAACCATTCAGTTTTATCAAAATGAGCTGATAATATGAATAtgactttctattttttttagtaattcTTTAATTCTAttcattttgcagatgttgctttttaaaaaaaaaaaaaatgactgtatttTCAAGAAGAATCacatttatctctttttttgtgttattttatttattttgtttgtttgtttatttgttgtttgtttttgaatttgcaaTGGCCCAAGCTGCTTGTGATCCAGCATCCCTCTGCTCAGTACCAGCACACTGTCAGAGGGTTACGATCTATGTCCTCACTGTGTCCAATGTTAAAATAAGCTGACACTGGCAGGGACATGAGACTTGAGCTCAGAGTATGAACATGTTTCATCTTGTCTGCATCGTAGAAGGAAAGCTCCTTGGAGGAGCAGTTTAGGTAAACCCCAATCTTTCGAGGTCTATCTGTAAATGTTAGCTCTGTTACTGAAGACTGATTGGAGATGACATATTTTTGGCCATCATACTTGAGGAAATGACCTGTCACCCCTAATTCCCAGTAATTCCTCAGTCCAACCTCTGTCTCCCAGTAATACTGCCCTGAGCTGaactcactgacactgaatgCATGATTTGTCTTGACAGCAAAAGAATTGTTATCATGCCACCCATGATCTGGTTTACTAAATGATGAACCACCAAATGTTTGAGGCGCATGGGTAGAGCCAAATCCAGAAGGTTTTGATGCATCCATAGAGCCGAATTCAAAAGAGCTCCTGGCTTGGCCAGACCCAAATGAACTGGTTTTAAACGAATAATTGAGTGTGTgatacatttcattttctcgagaaaaactaaatttttgGGCACGACGTAATCTTGCTGAAAAGTCCATTTGATCAAAGCTAGATCGTTGGTtagagctgaaatcaacaaagtCTCCGGCTCTGGTAGAGCCAAATGATAAACCTGATTGAGATTGGCTGCTTTTGGGAGTACAAAGCAAACTGCGTCCGTCATCAGACACAGTTAcatctgtattttttcctctcagtgaGAGCAGCTCTGCCCGGGGCTTGACCACCTGAAGCATCTCCTTCCACACAAAGAACTGCAGGTGACTTTCATAAGGACCCAAACTCAGAGAAGTGTGGGCCACCTGCAGATCATTTGCTCTGGGCCTGAACAAACACTCTGGAGTCAGCATGTTGTTCACTTCAGTCCAACTCTGCAAGAACTTCACTGAGTTGCAAATTTCCAGAGCTGCTGTCATCTTCACCTGCAGCTCTCTACTCTCAGACAAAGCCAGGTCCATCGCCTGTAACTTCTCAGTCATCTCCTCTACagcctctgtctttttctcctttagCTCATTCTttatctcttcttctctctgtctcagaaaCTGATGCATCTCCTCAAACTGGGTGCTGATTTGGGTCATCAGCTGCTGGGACATCACCtggatttttgttatttcttctctctgcaTATTGGCTAGGCTATCTATGGCATGGATGTCATCAGGAAGGTGCTCCATACCCTTCTCCAGCTCCCGCCTCAGAGATGTAGCTGCTTCTCTGATTGGTTTAAATTTGTGTCCATCATGCTTCTCCCCATCTCGGCATATGACGCAGGCTAATTGTTGATCTGTTTCACAGAACAGTTTCAGCTTTTCTTCATGCTCAGGGCACAAAGACTCAGAAACCTTTCAAAAAATAATGCATCAATCActaaataacagtaataaaaatagcagtgacacaatgaaaaaagaagCGATAAAGACGAAGAATGCAGTAAccctgtttaaaaaatacattgccACTTGCATATGATCCGATACAAAGCTGACattacatcaataaataaataaataaaacttaccCCTGTGgtctcatctctctgttttgtctttatcttCTCAGCTTCTTTAGCTTTCTCAGCAAGGCTTTTCAGAATGTGGCTGGTTGGGAGATATTTCTCCTCTTTTGGAACAGTTGTCCGACACTGTGGACATTTGTCCTTTATGCTCAGAGAGTTGGTGATACATTCTCTACAGAAAGAGTGGCCACAGAGAAGGCTCACTGGATCAGTGAAGATAGTCAGACAGATAGAACAAGTCAAATCCTCCATGTAAGAAGCAGAAGCCATGGCTGCTCTCTCgttctcctgtctctgtcagacTGACTTAGCAAATTTGAGGCATCACTTTCCAGGAAAAGCCACTCCCTATCTTTATGAGATAGCTCACTGAGCTTGATCAGTTTTCAGTTCCACCTTCTCTTAGTACCAGGATGATTACCCTAAAATAAAAGCTTGATTTTTCCGATCACAGTTAACTTGACTGcatcaaactgtaaaaaatataattacagtTCTTTATCCTACAAAAGAAGGCTGATGATGGAAGGAGGTGGAAATAGTGCAGGTGCAGCATCACACTCTAGTGGAGAGAGACTGGAACTGCTTGTTGAACAGTTGGTGCaggaaattttttttgtttgtttgtttttgtttgttttttattttactaccaaaTAACAGCATTAATATCATGGTACAGATGTAATGAAGACGCTCATTTTGAAGTTCACCAAACTGGTAACTGATAGTGGAAataataaagacagaaatgagagatgaaaaataaagatgtggtaatgactaaataaatggtGGCACCTCTTCCAtcactgctgtctgtctgtcacatggATCCAACAGAAAAGAGTCATGCACCCAGTCTGTGAGCTGGTCTAAAAACCGGAATCATTATTTCAGTCACATGATTTACTCACCTGATCAGACTATatcagaaacttttttttttttttgcattcttggatttttaacttttttcctccGAGAAGATAATTGTTGCTGCTTTATATTCCTTGGATTTTAGCATACAGCCTTGGAAATGCTGTCTTCCATCAGCCTTCTTTCAACTATTATGCTCATTTAGTAGATATACACAGGCCTATATTGTGTCTTCAATAAACCCAGACACACACCATTTTCCAGTTACCATCTAAATTGGGAGTACAGGATGTCAGACTGGTCTTCATTCCACTCAATTGCCAGTTTGTGGATCATTTTGAAACCAGGATCTATCTGAACGTGTCAGTATCTCCAGTATTGAATTTTTTAGAtgaattttgctgaggactTTATTGTAAAAATAGCCTGTGATAGGAGGTGTGGGGTCTGGTGTAGCTGGATGCAGGGAAGGAGTTATTTTTTCAGTCAAGTATGATCCAGGaatcagttttaattatttcacGACAATTACATAACATGTCATTTTTAACATTACAACTGCCTGTGTCTTTCATTgcaattttatattttgctgatGACTATTTAAGGCTATATCATAATAACAGACCCGGTTTTTCATATTGCAAGCAGTTGTAAAGCTTTTCTTGTCAAACTCAAGCAGGTGTCGAATATGGCCCTGCCTTGACTAAAGCTTAAACTCAAAAGTACAAAACATGCTAAATTTGTAATCTCTTCTTGAATACGTTACAGATGTTTATGTGTGACAGAACAGAAACGCTGCATTATTCTGTTATAtagtaaatacagtaaaaatcaGCAGAATTCAAGTCCTAGGAGCCTCCAGCTGGTTCAGTTGATGAAGTCGACTTCAGGTACCTGTAACATCCTGGGACTTAATCCAGTGTGGGACCTTTGCATCCTGTCACCCcccatctttcctctctctctctgatgtaaAGCAGAAGTGTTCATCAAACAGCTtaaacaaaatcattaaaatcataGTTACTCAAACATCCACATATTCCACATCACAATCACAAGTTCTAAGAGTCCAGTTAGTGATGGGAATAATGTGGAGTATACTTCCTTCTCATCTGTCCCATTGggatttaagaaaagagaaCTACCTCttaaacaaaatgcagtttgagtCAAAATGGTTCTTGGTGCTTTACCTTGGCTCTGCATAGATGCCAGTCTACCTGAACCTTTGCCAAATTCTATCCAACTCTGCTGCTGTGCCAAGAATTTGAACCAAAAGACAAAGCatgctgaatgaaatgacagcccctacacacacacacacacacacacacacacacacacaaaacaataggACTGTGAGTCAAAAGTGAGTTTAATTTCAggagtttatttgttttgtactcATGCTCATCCatgttaataaatgttttattttgtactgaTGAAGCCAAAGTAACATATATTGAAACAAAGGCAAAGTTGATTATAGAAACTATATTCTTTGGTGATAATATATTAAAACATCTTGCCATTAAGTCAtagtattcatttttaaacatgcaaCATTTTGCTAAAGCAACATGAATATTTAGACAATAAGTATTTCTTTGTTTAACTAAGAGTCTTGCATGACAGAAAATACATAACAACAATCATGAAAAGATCACTCTAATGACATACACAGTCCCTAGTTTCTACAGTACACAGCTGCTCATTCAAGTTGCAGAAGATAGAGTTACATCAAATGCTGTGTGCTGATTTAAAACAGAGCAGATACAAACAATGATTTAATACACAGAAccattcagtttttcaaaataagcTGATAATATGAGTATGACGTTCTATTGTTTTTAGCAGCTCTTTCATTCTAttcattttgcagattttgCTTTAAAAACTGCACAGTGTATTTTCAAGAAGAATCacatttatctctttttttgttgtattttattgatttattttgtttgtttatttgttgtttgtttttggaattGGCAACAGCCCAAGCTCCTTGTGGTCCAGCATCCCTCTGCTCAGTACCAGCACACTGTCAGAGGATTAGGATCTATGTCCTCACTGGGTCCAATGTTAAAATAAGCTGACACTGGCAGGGACATGAGACTTGAGCTCAGAGTATGAACATGTTTCATCTTGTCTGCATCGTAGAAGGAAAGCTCCTTGGAGGAGCAGTTTAGGTAAACCCCAATCTTTCGAGGTCTATCTGTAAATGTTAGCTCTGTTTCTGAAGACTGATTGGAGATGACATATTTTTGGCCATCATACTTGAGGAAATGACCTTTCACCCCTAATTCCCAGTAACCCCCTTTTCCAACCTCTGTCTCCCAGTAATGCTGCCCTGAGCTGAACTCATTGACACTGAATGCATGTTCTCTAGCATCAGACTCATCAACAATATGTATCCTTAACTTGAAGTGTCTATCAGTCAGTGTTTTATAATCAAGCTTACAGTGTGATGTTTTTGAAGGCAAATGTCTTTCAAAGCCAAAGGCTCTCTGAAGTCTTTTATTGGGCATACAAAGCAAACTGCGCCCGTCATCCGACACAGTTAAATCCCCTCTGTAACTTTTCAgtgagagcagctctgcctggGGCTTGACCACCTGAAGCATTTCCTTCCACACAAAGAACTGCAGGTGACTTTCATAAGGACCCAAACTCAGAGAAGTGCGGGCCACCTGCAGATCATTTGCTCTGGGCCTGAACAAACACTCTGGAGTCAGCATGTTGTTCACTTCAGTCCAGCTCTGCAAGAACTTCACTGCGTCAGAAATTTCCAGAGCTGCTGTCATCTTCACCTGCAGCTCTCTCCTCTCAGACAAAGCCAGGTCCATCACCTTTAACGTCTCAGTCATCTCCTCTACagcctctgtctttttctcctttagCTCACTCTttatctcctcttctctctgtctcagaaaCTGATGCATCTCCTCAAACTGGGTGCTGATTTGGGTCATCAGCTGCTGGGACATCACAtgggtttttgttatttcttctctctgtgtattGGCTAAGCTCTCTATGGCATTGATGTCATCAGAAAGGTGCTCCATACCCTTCTCCAGCTCCCGCCTCCGGGATGTCGCTGCTTCTTTGGTTGGTTTAAATTTGTGTCCATCATGCCTCTCCCCATCTCGGCATATGACGCAGGCTAATTGTTGATCTGTTTCACAGAACAGTTTCAGCTTTTCTTCATGCTCAGGGCACAAGAACTGAGCAACCtttaataaaacaatgaaacaatcaAAGAGTATAACAataaaggagaggagacaaataAGAGCACAACAAGGAAGTTAACTATCCCGCTCCAAGATTTACAGACAACTGCATTACAATGAGCACacacaacattaaaacatttcaacaaaagATAACAAACTTACCCCTGTGGTCTCATCTCCCTGttctctctttatcttctcAGCTTCTTTAGCTTTTTCAGCAAGGCTTTTCAGAATGTGGTTGGTTGGGAGATATTTCTCCTCTTTTGGAACAGTTGTCCGACACTGTGGACACTGGTCCTTTATGCTCAGAGAGTTGGTGATACATTTTCTACAGAAAGAGTGGCCACAGAGAAGGCTCACTGGATCAGTGAAGATAGTCAGACAGATAGAACAAGTCAAATCCTCCATGTAAGAAGCAGAGGCCATGGCTGCTCTCTcgtcctcctgtctctgtcagacTGACTTAGCAAATTTGAGGCATCACTTTCCAGGAAAAGCCACTCCCTTTTTTATGAGATAGGTCACTGAGCTTCGTCAGATTTCAGTTCCAGGATGATTacttgaaaataaaagtttgatttttACAATCACAGTTAACTTGACTGcatcaaactgtaaaaaatatagTTAAACCCTTTATCCTACAAAAGGAGGCTGATGATGGAAGGAGGTGGAAATAGTGCAGGTGCAGCATCACCCTCTAGTGGAGAGAGACTGGAACTGCTTGTTGAACAGTTggtgcaggattttttttttttattatttattttactaccaaACAAAAGCATTAATACCATGGTACAGATGTAATGAAGATGCTCATTTTGAAGTTCACCAAACTGGTAACTCATAGTGGaaataataaagacataaatgagagatgaaaaataaagatgtgGTAAAGACTAAATAAATGGTGGCACATCTTCTAtcactgctgtctgtctgtcacatggATCCAACAGCAAAAAGTCATGCACCCAGTCTGTGAGCTGGTCTAAAAATCGGAATCATTATTTCAGTCACATGATTTACTCACTTCATCAGACTATATCagaaacttttttatttatttttttttcttatgcattcttggatttttaacttttttcctccGAGAAGATAATTGTTGCTGCTTTATATTCCTTGGATTTAAGCATACAGCCTTGGAAATGCTGTCTTCCATCAGCCTCCAATCAACTATTATACTCATTTAGTAGATATACACAGGCCTATATTGTGTCTTTTATAAACCCAGACACACACCATTTTCCAGTTACCATCTAAATTGGGAGTACAGGATGTCAGACTGGTCTTCATTCCACTCAATTGCCAGTTTGTGGATCATTTTGAAACCAGGATCTATCTGAACGTGTCGGTATGTTCAGTACTGAATTTTTTAGAtgaattttgctgaggactTTATTGTAAAAATAGCCTGTGATAGGAGGTGTGGGGTCTGGTGTAGCTGGATGCAGGGAAGGAGTTATTTTGTCAGTCAAGTATGATCCAGGaatcagttttaattatttcacGACAACTACATCAcatgtcatttttcacattacAATTGCTTGTGTCTTTCATTgcaattttatattttgctgatGACTATTTAAGGCTATATCATAACAACAGGCCCGGTTTTCCATATTGCAAGCAGTTGTAAAGCTTTTCTTGTCAAACTCAAGCAGGTGTCGAATATGGCCCTGCCTTGACTAAAGCCTAAACTCAAAAGCACAAAACATGCTAAATTTGTAATCTCTTCTTGAATACACTAGAGTTGTATATGTGTGATAGAACATAAATGCTGCATTATTCTGTTATGtagtaaatacagtaaaagtcAGCAGAATCCAAGTCCTAGGAGCCTCCAGCTGGTTCAGTTGATGAAGTCGACTTCAGGTACCTGTAACATCCTGGGACCTAATCCAGTGTGGGACCTTTGCATCCTGTCACCCCCcatctttcccctctctctctctctgatgtaaAGCAGAAGTGTTCATCAAACAGCTtaaacaaaatcattaaaatcataGTCACTCAAACATCCACATATTCCACATCACAATCACAAGTTCTAAGAGTGCAGTTAGTGATGGGAATAATTTGGAGTATAATTCCTTCTCATCTGTCCCATTGggatttaagaaaagagaaCTACCTCTTAAACAAATGCACTTTCAGTCAAAATGGTTCTTGGTGCTTTACCTTGGCTCTGCATAGATGCCAGTCTACCTGAACCTTTGCCAAATTCTATCCAACTCTGCTGCTGTGCAAAGAATTTGAACCAAAAGACAAAGCatgctgaatgaaatgacagccgctacatacacacacacatacacacacaaggactgTGGGTCAAAAGTGAGTATGTACTCATGCTCATCCatgttaataaatgttttattttgtactgaTGAAGCCAAAGTaacatttattgaaacaaagGCAAAGTTGATTATAGAAATTATATTCTTTggtgataaattattaaaacatcttttcaaTAAGTCATAGTATTCTGTCACAggggctggaaggtggaggacccaaaagcaggagccgcaggcaaaaaatgctcaatgaaaaacaaaatttatttaaCAGAGAACACAAGAAACtcaggctacgtttacacgtacacgggtatttttaaaaacggagacattacccttcgtttgtgcccttcgtttata is part of the Myripristis murdjan chromosome 7, fMyrMur1.1, whole genome shotgun sequence genome and harbors:
- the LOC115361439 gene encoding nuclear factor 7, brain-like, whose amino-acid sequence is MASASYMEDLTCSICLTIFTDPVSLLCGHSFCRECITNSLSIKDKCPQCRTTVPKEEKYLPTSHILKSLAEKAKEAEKIKTKQRDETTGVSESLCPEHEEKLKLFCETDQQLACVICRDGEKHDGHKFKPIREAATSLRRELEKGMEHLPDDIHAIDSLANMQREEITKIQVMSQQLMTQISTQFEEMHQFLRQREEEIKNELKEKKTEAVEEMTEKLQAMDLALSESRELQVKMTAALEICNSVKFLQSWTEVNNMLTPECLFRPRANDLQVAHTSLSLGPYESHLQFFVWKEMLQVVKPRAELLSLRGKNTDVTVSDDGRSLLCTPKSSQSQSGLSFGSTRAGDFVDFSSNQRSSFDQMDFSFIWVWPSQELF
- the LOC115361440 gene encoding nuclear factor 7, brain-like, with amino-acid sequence MASASYMEDLTCSICLTIFTDPVSLLCGHSFCRKCITNSLSIKDQCPQCRTTVPKEEKYLPTNHILKSLAEKAKEAEKIKREQGDETTGVAQFLCPEHEEKLKLFCETDQQLACVICRDGERHDGHKFKPTKEAATSRRRELEKGMEHLSDDINAIESLANTQREEITKTHVMSQQLMTQISTQFEEMHQFLRQREEEIKSELKEKKTEAVEEMTETLKVMDLALSERRELQVKMTAALEISDAVKFLQSWTEVNNMLTPECLFRPRANDLQVARTSLSLGPYESHLQFFVWKEMLQVVKPQAELLSLKSYRGDLTVSDDGRSLLCMPNKRLQRAFGFERHLPSKTSHCKLDYKTLTDRHFKLRIHIVDESDAREHAFSVNEFSSGQHYWETEVGKGGYWELGVKGHFLKYDGQKYVISNQSSETELTFTDRPRKIGVYLNCSSKELSFYDADKMKHVHTLSSSLMSLPVSAYFNIGPSEDIDPNPLTVCWY